The following are encoded together in the Theileria orientalis strain Shintoku DNA, chromosome 1, complete genome genome:
- a CDS encoding secretory protein → MPLIRAREKAIQRGIKHEAVIRRIGRRVHKRFRSWSQQRTRKFWLPAKVSLHTPLDLMDGWLLSAAVQKAATIRKHDLRLWHGFGSRMLELSHTLTGQQLGYIYYGFGKSRFLKPSLYEDMMKFTEPMLSTLSSHSLMCVAWALNRVQIRNKEFLSKYSLEVGSRIDDIRATDLIKICNSLSKLDGYNNFLKEKLSEKMIEKLESLYAQDFRNAVNLLSMIHLYDEKTQVYILSRFSKIFICARPQHLQQAYCSAVATKVLFQKVWAQLDKSVKSFYTRLSMRKIQQCLRKPSELQWDVSNTLAKLGVHHRNTFYWGCFWIDIGEIQEKSNCWFIDGPSCFYTSTSKYTNKTKLQHRVLNNLGWNIRRVPWYRWVEHMGDSQSKMEYISSEETDGVYRKLRDSESLGEFIQDDQLTSLEVKEKLDKIKQHYKTTESIE, encoded by the exons ATGCCTCTCATTAGAGCCAGAGAGAAGGCAATTCAACGTGGAATAAAGCACGAAGCGGTCATTAGAAGGATAGGAAGAAGAGTACATAAAAGGTTCAGGTCATGGTCACAACAGCG CACGAGGAAGTTCTGGCTTCCCGCAAAGGTTTCACTGCATACGCCTCTGGATTTGATGGATGGATGGCTGCTATCAGCAGCCGTGCAGAAGGCAGCGACGATCAGGAAGCACGATTTGAGACTCTG GCATGGATTTGGGAGTAGGATGCTGGAGTTGTCTCACACGCTTACTGGACAGCAGCTAGGGTACATTTACTACGG TTTTGGGAAGAGCAGATTCTTAAAGCCCAGTTTATACGAGGATATGATGAAGTTCACTGAACCAATGCTCTCGACTCTGAGCAGCCACAGTCTAATGTGCGTAGCCTGGGCACTCAACAGAGTTCAAATACGGAATAAGGAGTTTTTGTCAAAG TACTCGTTGGAAGTAGGCTCAAGGATCGATGATATAAGAGCAACCgatttgattaaaatttgtaactCATTGTCTAAACTG gACGGGTATAACAACTTTTTAAAGGAGAAGTTGTCTGAGAAAATGATAGAGAAGCTGGAGAGTCTCTACGCCCAGGATTTTAGAAACGCAGTCAACCTATTGTCAATGATTCACCTCTATGACGAAAAGACGCAGGTTTATATTCTTTCAAGATTCTCAAA GATATTCATCTGTGCCAGGCCACAACACCTGCAACAGGCATACTGCTCAGCTGTGGCCACGAAGGTTCTTTTCCAAAAGGTCTGGGCACAGCTGGATAAGTCAGTCAAGTCATTTTATACACGTTTAAG TATGCGAAAAATACAACAGTGTCTGAGAAAGCCATCTGAACTGCAGTGGGACGTTTCTAACACCCTCGCAAAGCTGGGAGTACATCACAGGAACACGTTCTACTGGGGATGCTTCTGGATCGACATAGGAGAAATACAAGAAAAATCAAACTGCTGGTTCATAGACGGGCCATCATGTTTCTACACATCCACGTccaaatacacaaataagaCTAAGCTGCAACACAG AGTCCTGAATAACCTGGGATGGAACATAAGAAGAGTGCCCTGGTATCGATGGGTCGAACACATGGGAGACTCACAGTCAAAAATGGAATACATAAG TTCAGAAGAAACTGACGGTGTTTACAGGAAGTTAAGGGATTCAGAATCACTAGGAGAATTTATACAAGATGACCAGCTTACGAGTCTGGAAgtgaaggagaagctggatAAGATCAAGCAACATTATAAAACTACGGAGTCGATTGAGTGA
- a CDS encoding proteasome subunit alpha type 5-2 translates to MKNKTQIKHPHDVVLKVIFILIKMFATRSEYDRGVNTFSPEGRLFQVEYALGAMKLGSTAIAVSTKDGVIFASERRATSPLLEFVSLEKIMEIDNHIACAMSGLIADAKTLVDHARSECVNHTFVYNEKMGIRSCVEAIADLALEFSDVFDTKKKKSMSRPFGVALLVGGIDSEGPVIWCVDPSGTIIKYKAAAIGSAQEGAESMLLQKYDENMEFKDAEVLVLDILRQVMEEKMTPKNVEMARIKVDDVRYCEYDEAMLETLIFSLPELQVD, encoded by the exons atgaaaaataaaacacagATAAAACACCCCCATGACGTCGTTTTAaaagtaatatttattttgataaaaatgttcGCAACGAG GAGTGAATACGATAGAGGTGTTAACACGTTCTCACCAGAGGGAAGGCTCTTTCAAGTGGAATACGCACTGGGAGCAATGAAGCTGGGAAGCACAGCTATAGCAGTCTCCACGAAGGACGGAGTAATATTCGCATCGGAAAGAAGAGCAACCTCACCGCTGCTGGAGTTCGTATCGCTTGAAAAAATCATGGAAATCGACAACCACATAGCATGTGCAATGAGCGGCCTAATAGCTGACGCAAAAACTCTCGTGGATCACGCGAGGTCGGAATGCGTGAATCACACCTTTGTATATAACGAAAAAATGGGAATACGCTCCTGCGTCGAAGCAATAGCGGACTTAGCTCTGGAGTTTTCAG ATGTGTTTgacacgaagaagaagaagtctATGAGTAGGCCCTTCGGAGTGGCCCTGCTCGTGGGAGGGATAGACTCCGAGGGCCCAGTGATTTGGTGTGTAGACCCCTCGGGAACAATAATCAAGTACAAGGCGGCAGCAATAGGCTCAGCTCAAGAGGGAGCGGAGTCGATGCTGCTCCAGAAGTACGACGAAAACATGGAATTCAAAG ATGCGGAAGTGCTGGTTCTGGACATACTTAGGCAGGTGAtggaggagaagatgaCTCCGAAGAACGTGGAAATGGCGAGAATTAAGGTCGACGACGTCAGATACTGCGAATACGACGAGGCGATGCTGGAAACGCTCATTTTTAGCCTCCCTGAGCTCCAGGTGGACTAA